In Virgibacillus sp. NKC19-16, a single genomic region encodes these proteins:
- a CDS encoding NADH:flavin oxidoreductase encodes MNRLEVNESKVIIVEELFNQGNIGNHILRNRYIVAPMTRVSSEEDGTPNERVHKYYERFAKGGFAAVITEGVYPDTQHSQAYKYQGGLATEKHAKAWKQVVSSVKSHGALMIAQLMHGGAQTQGNYYTDVTVAPSAFSPPADKVEVYYGSGPFPTAKALTLEEIVEVKSGFVRSAELAKQAGFSGVELHGANGYLLDEFLSETSNHRTDQYGDSVENRVRLLKEVIEEVREAIGTDMMLGIRISQMKATNGSYKWPGGEAEAEIIFSELGKTSTDYIHISDDDATTPGFGEDTMTMAEAAKVHG; translated from the coding sequence ATGAACAGATTAGAAGTTAATGAAAGCAAGGTGATTATCGTGGAAGAATTATTTAATCAAGGCAACATAGGAAACCATATACTACGTAATCGCTATATTGTGGCGCCGATGACACGCGTCAGCTCAGAAGAAGATGGCACACCGAATGAACGCGTGCACAAGTACTACGAACGTTTTGCGAAAGGAGGATTTGCGGCGGTCATCACGGAAGGTGTATATCCGGACACCCAGCATAGCCAGGCATACAAATATCAAGGCGGACTCGCGACTGAAAAGCATGCGAAAGCCTGGAAGCAGGTCGTAAGCAGCGTGAAGTCTCACGGAGCGTTAATGATTGCGCAACTTATGCACGGAGGAGCCCAAACACAAGGAAATTATTATACGGATGTTACAGTTGCACCATCTGCGTTTTCTCCGCCAGCGGATAAAGTAGAAGTATATTATGGCAGCGGTCCGTTCCCAACTGCAAAAGCGTTAACGTTAGAGGAAATTGTAGAAGTGAAAAGCGGCTTCGTTCGATCGGCAGAACTTGCGAAACAAGCAGGTTTCAGCGGGGTTGAATTACACGGAGCGAACGGTTATTTACTCGACGAATTTTTATCTGAAACCAGCAACCATCGAACCGATCAATATGGGGACAGTGTAGAAAACCGAGTACGTCTTCTTAAAGAAGTGATCGAGGAAGTAAGAGAGGCAATTGGGACTGACATGATGCTCGGTATTCGGATCTCTCAGATGAAAGCAACGAACGGTAGCTACAAATGGCCGGGCGGGGAAGCGGAAGCAGAAATCATCTTCTCAGAACTCGGAAAAACGAGTACAGACTATATTCACATTTCAGATGATGACGCGACTACACCTGGATTCGGCGAAGACACGATGACGATGGCAGAAGCCGCAAAGGTTCACGGATAA
- a CDS encoding oxidoreductase: MACGELSNPSKAANVLKQNQADFVGIARQALANPNTPNRVQRGEPLNKFDGKAIMTPQAYVKDFELEM; the protein is encoded by the coding sequence ATTGCATGCGGGGAATTAAGTAACCCCTCAAAAGCTGCAAATGTCTTGAAACAAAACCAAGCCGACTTTGTTGGAATTGCCCGCCAGGCACTCGCGAATCCGAATACACCAAACCGTGTTCAGCGCGGCGAGCCGCTCAATAAGTTCGATGGAAAAGCGATTATGACTCCGCAAGCGTACGTGAAGGATTTTGAATTAGAAATGTAG
- a CDS encoding PrpF domain-containing protein, producing MGNQLIDYSGNCGNLTSDAGLFEIHRGLVKAPKNGMITVNIWQENIRK from the coding sequence TTGGGCAATCAGCTGATTGATTATAGTGGCAACTGTGGGAATCTTACTTCGGATGCTGGTCTATTTGAAATACATAGAGGTCTAGTAAAAGCTCCAAAGAACGGAATGATTACAGTTAATATCTGGCAGGAAAATATCCGGAAATGA
- a CDS encoding YuzD family protein, translating to MGTAKVAITIYGAEQICASCVGAPGSRDTYEWLQAAIGRKYIDESIEYEYVDIDQPPNVEKHQQFVHSVFEEDLFYPIVFVNEEMVAEGIPRLKTVYNELDKHGVRLRG from the coding sequence ATGGGAACGGCAAAAGTTGCGATTACCATATACGGTGCTGAACAAATCTGTGCGAGCTGTGTCGGTGCACCAGGCTCAAGGGACACCTACGAATGGCTTCAAGCCGCCATTGGACGAAAATATATCGACGAATCCATTGAATATGAATATGTTGATATTGATCAACCTCCAAACGTAGAGAAACACCAACAATTTGTTCACAGTGTTTTTGAAGAAGATTTATTTTATCCAATCGTATTTGTAAATGAAGAAATGGTCGCAGAGGGAATACCGCGGTTGAAAACGGTCTATAATGAGCTGGATAAGCATGGTGTTAGGCTGCGAGGTTGA
- a CDS encoding NifU family protein, whose translation MEEQVQEVITKLRPFLLRDGGDVELVDVDDDGIVLIRLMGACGNCPSSTITLKAGIERALMSEVPGVKEIEQVF comes from the coding sequence ATGGAAGAACAAGTACAAGAGGTAATTACCAAACTTCGTCCATTTTTACTGCGTGATGGTGGGGATGTAGAGTTAGTTGATGTTGATGATGATGGCATTGTTCTTATTCGTCTCATGGGTGCCTGTGGCAATTGCCCAAGTTCTACAATTACGTTAAAAGCTGGAATTGAGCGTGCATTAATGTCTGAAGTTCCTGGCGTTAAAGAAATCGAACAAGTATTTTAA
- a CDS encoding 2-hydroxyacid dehydrogenase: MTKPYIYITRKIPDEIINPYVEQFDFKMWEKADEPVPRDILLEEAKRADGLLCMLSENIDKELLNIAPQLKIVANLAVGYDNIAVDEAKERGITITNTPDVLTETTADLTFALLMATARRIVEADTYIQKDLWRNWAPYLLAGSDIHHKTIGIVGMGRIGEAVARRAKGFGMSILYHNRSRHVEAEKELQATYADFKELLTTSDFVVSLIPLSKDTNQLFDRDVFDKMKSSAIFINASRGATVDEEALYDALRTNQIKAAGLDVFTEEPIRANHPLVQLDNTVCLPHIGSATEQTRTDMLNLCLDNIAAVFSGNAPKTPL, translated from the coding sequence ATGACAAAACCATACATTTATATTACTAGAAAAATTCCGGATGAAATAATCAATCCATATGTAGAGCAATTTGATTTTAAAATGTGGGAAAAGGCAGATGAACCAGTACCGAGAGATATTTTACTAGAAGAGGCTAAGCGTGCAGATGGTTTATTATGCATGTTAAGCGAAAATATTGATAAAGAGCTTTTGAATATAGCCCCCCAGTTGAAAATTGTCGCAAATTTGGCGGTGGGTTATGATAATATAGCTGTTGACGAAGCAAAAGAACGTGGCATCACGATAACAAACACACCTGACGTGTTAACGGAAACGACTGCTGATTTAACATTTGCATTACTGATGGCAACCGCAAGACGTATCGTGGAGGCAGATACCTATATACAAAAAGATTTATGGAGAAATTGGGCTCCGTATTTACTTGCAGGTTCTGATATTCATCATAAAACAATCGGAATTGTGGGGATGGGAAGAATTGGCGAAGCGGTGGCTAGACGTGCGAAAGGTTTTGGCATGTCGATTCTATATCATAACCGTTCACGTCATGTTGAAGCAGAAAAAGAGCTTCAGGCAACCTATGCTGATTTTAAAGAACTGTTAACTACATCTGACTTTGTTGTTTCATTAATACCATTGTCAAAGGATACAAATCAACTGTTTGACCGAGATGTATTTGATAAAATGAAATCATCTGCTATTTTCATCAATGCGTCACGTGGTGCTACAGTTGATGAGGAGGCTTTATATGATGCATTGCGGACAAATCAGATAAAAGCAGCCGGACTGGACGTATTTACAGAAGAACCGATTCGAGCAAATCATCCGCTTGTTCAATTGGATAACACCGTATGTTTGCCGCATATCGGTTCAGCTACGGAACAAACTCGTACAGACATGTTGAATCTGTGCCTTGATAATATTGCAGCAGTCTTTTCCGGAAATGCGCCGAAGACTCCTCTTTAA
- a CDS encoding phosphatidylglycerophosphatase A family protein: protein MEENTNKSELELKARQWLTQRGVQLDDIAELVYYLQSKYHDNLSMDVCRYNVDRVLTKREVQNAILTGIQLDELAEKKMLEQPLQKTIDADEGLYGIDEVIALSIVNVYGSIGFTNYGYIDKQKPGILKKLNDKSTGEVHTFLDDIVGAIAASASSRLAHSNVDDANIDD, encoded by the coding sequence GTGGAGGAAAATACAAATAAAAGCGAATTAGAACTAAAAGCTAGACAATGGTTAACTCAACGAGGCGTTCAATTAGATGATATTGCGGAGCTTGTATATTACTTACAGTCAAAATATCATGACAACTTAAGCATGGATGTGTGCAGGTACAACGTTGATCGTGTATTAACGAAAAGAGAAGTTCAAAATGCCATCTTAACAGGTATACAGTTGGATGAATTAGCCGAGAAGAAAATGCTGGAACAGCCGTTGCAGAAAACAATTGACGCAGACGAAGGTTTATATGGAATTGATGAAGTGATCGCCCTTTCCATTGTGAATGTGTATGGATCTATTGGTTTTACCAATTACGGATATATTGACAAACAAAAACCAGGAATTTTAAAGAAGTTAAATGATAAATCGACAGGCGAAGTTCACACATTTCTAGACGATATTGTGGGAGCTATCGCAGCATCTGCCTCAAGCAGATTAGCACATAGCAATGTTGATGATGCGAATATAGATGATTAG
- a CDS encoding TIGR01457 family HAD-type hydrolase translates to MKRYKGYLIDLDGTMYRGIDPIDGAADFVNALNNHDIPYLFLTNNSSKTQGDVSDKLNAMGIKSAPENVVTTSLATATYIKQKKADARCYVIGEEGIHQALEEQGLTITDEDCDFVVVGIDRHVTYEKFAKACLAIRNGATFISTNSDVAIPTSAGLLPGNGALTSVITVSTGITPIFIGKPEAIIMEQALQILNLPKRDTLMVGDNYNTDILAGIHAGIDTLMVFTGVTPYEELANLERKPSYHVQRLTEWIEKI, encoded by the coding sequence TTGAAGCGATATAAAGGTTATTTAATTGATTTGGATGGTACGATGTATCGGGGGATTGATCCGATTGACGGGGCTGCTGATTTTGTAAATGCTTTGAATAATCATGACATTCCCTATTTATTTTTAACAAATAATTCATCGAAAACTCAAGGTGATGTTTCCGATAAGCTGAACGCGATGGGAATTAAGTCGGCTCCTGAAAATGTGGTTACGACAAGTCTGGCAACGGCGACTTATATTAAACAGAAAAAAGCGGATGCTCGCTGTTATGTCATTGGGGAAGAAGGGATTCATCAGGCTCTGGAAGAACAAGGTCTTACGATTACCGACGAGGATTGTGATTTCGTTGTCGTTGGAATTGACCGTCATGTAACGTATGAAAAATTTGCGAAGGCCTGCTTAGCTATTCGCAATGGTGCCACATTTATTTCTACAAACAGCGATGTTGCTATTCCAACTAGCGCCGGACTTCTACCAGGAAATGGTGCACTTACATCCGTGATCACAGTGAGTACAGGGATCACGCCGATTTTTATTGGAAAACCGGAAGCGATCATTATGGAACAGGCATTGCAGATATTAAACCTGCCAAAGCGTGACACATTAATGGTGGGAGATAATTATAATACAGATATTCTTGCAGGGATTCATGCTGGCATCGATACACTAATGGTCTTTACCGGTGTAACACCTTACGAGGAACTTGCCAACTTGGAAAGAAAGCCTTCCTATCATGTGCAGCGTCTAACGGAATGGATTGAAAAAATATAG
- a CDS encoding DUF86 domain-containing protein, translating to MYFVDRSKIEQTVLYMDEIIQELDRYKYESFLEKLSLERMVHVLIESTLDAGNMMIDGFIMRDPGGYEDIIDILIDEKVLPQNEEKTYKEMIRLRKMIVNDYASIDHDKLKETVIGNKDIFANFSTHIRKYLDNELGVANAFSNESL from the coding sequence ATGTATTTTGTTGATCGGAGTAAAATTGAACAAACGGTTTTATATATGGATGAAATCATACAGGAATTGGACAGGTATAAGTATGAATCTTTCCTTGAAAAATTGAGCCTGGAAAGAATGGTTCATGTCTTAATTGAATCTACATTAGACGCGGGAAATATGATGATAGATGGGTTTATTATGCGTGATCCAGGTGGATATGAAGATATTATTGATATTTTAATTGATGAGAAAGTATTGCCTCAGAATGAAGAGAAGACATATAAAGAAATGATTCGTTTACGCAAAATGATTGTAAATGATTATGCGTCAATCGATCACGACAAGTTAAAAGAAACGGTTATTGGAAACAAGGATATTTTTGCGAATTTCAGCACACATATAAGAAAATACTTAGATAACGAACTGGGAGTTGCGAACGCATTTTCAAATGAGTCGTTGTGA
- a CDS encoding YutD family protein codes for MIELHGKNYEIIENNKDGFEEEAFTERYSEILSKYDYIVGDWGYEQLRLKGFYNDHNKKAPPDIKIAALDDYLYEYCNFGCAYFVLKKVDK; via the coding sequence TTGATTGAATTACATGGAAAAAATTACGAAATTATCGAGAATAATAAAGATGGATTTGAAGAAGAGGCTTTTACAGAACGTTATTCAGAAATCTTGTCCAAATATGACTATATTGTAGGCGATTGGGGTTACGAACAATTGAGGCTTAAGGGCTTTTACAATGATCATAATAAGAAAGCACCACCGGATATAAAAATAGCTGCATTAGACGATTATCTGTATGAATACTGTAATTTCGGCTGTGCCTATTTTGTTTTAAAAAAGGTGGATAAATAG
- a CDS encoding YhcN/YlaJ family sporulation lipoprotein, whose translation MYSKFFISVVFIVLFALAGCGDTNNAGDDPNEAEPLNPTREQQPPVNEELDEKIGYVRYTKDQVDNDRERNRNITLDRNEMANTITRVILRNDGFEEVATLVTDEEVLIAYEKDEDIDENNAADIAKKTAMSIMPGFFEVYVSDNEVLIEDIESLSNSTTENRNYDNTIDRIIEEMEKSPQGND comes from the coding sequence ATGTATTCGAAATTTTTTATATCAGTTGTTTTCATTGTGCTATTTGCACTAGCTGGCTGCGGGGATACGAATAACGCCGGAGATGATCCAAATGAGGCTGAACCTTTAAATCCAACCAGAGAACAACAACCACCTGTAAATGAAGAATTAGACGAAAAGATAGGCTACGTTCGATATACAAAGGATCAAGTTGATAATGACCGAGAGAGAAATCGTAATATCACATTAGATCGTAATGAAATGGCTAATACGATTACACGCGTTATTTTACGAAATGACGGATTTGAGGAAGTTGCAACACTTGTTACAGATGAGGAAGTACTCATTGCTTATGAAAAAGATGAAGATATAGATGAAAACAACGCAGCTGACATTGCAAAGAAAACAGCAATGTCCATCATGCCGGGATTTTTTGAAGTATATGTTTCAGACAATGAGGTATTAATTGAGGACATAGAAAGCCTGTCTAATTCAACTACTGAAAATCGTAATTATGATAATACAATCGACCGGATTATCGAAGAAATGGAAAAATCTCCACAAGGAAACGATTAA
- a CDS encoding M23 family metallopeptidase, protein MFNRKMLICLIIMMTMFTYSGAAFAEEKDEDIYDKRMALFKKTEALTQIPWYYLAAIDNYERNIQEDPDDEQAISIDIPPEVWFGIGNSSMIKDERIIEFFSGKGKDGNGDHKADPDNAEDVLYTMANILLEYGQTEDDIKIALWNHYKRDLTVQTIMNTSKVFKKFQDINLTDRSFPVDTQYNYSYNNTWGDRRGFGGLRIHEGTDIFADYGTPVKSTTYGVVEMMGWNLYGGWRIGIRDIFNIYHYYGHMSGYNDDLEVGQVVQPGDELGGVGSTGYGPPGTSGKFPPHLHYGMYQDNGEREWSFDPYPFLQRWERMENE, encoded by the coding sequence ATGTTCAACAGAAAAATGCTTATCTGTTTAATTATCATGATGACTATGTTCACGTACTCCGGGGCTGCTTTCGCCGAGGAGAAAGATGAGGATATTTATGATAAACGAATGGCTCTTTTCAAAAAAACGGAAGCCTTAACTCAAATACCTTGGTATTACTTGGCTGCAATTGATAATTATGAACGGAACATACAGGAGGATCCCGATGACGAACAAGCCATTTCCATTGATATTCCACCTGAGGTCTGGTTTGGTATTGGAAATAGTTCAATGATTAAAGATGAACGGATAATTGAATTTTTTAGTGGAAAAGGAAAAGATGGAAATGGCGATCATAAGGCAGACCCAGATAACGCGGAAGATGTGTTGTACACGATGGCCAATATCTTGCTTGAATACGGACAGACGGAAGATGATATAAAGATTGCCCTGTGGAACCATTACAAAAGGGATCTCACCGTACAAACCATCATGAATACGTCCAAAGTATTTAAAAAGTTTCAGGATATTAACTTAACAGACCGGAGTTTTCCTGTTGATACCCAATATAATTACAGCTACAACAACACATGGGGGGATAGGCGTGGTTTTGGCGGCCTGCGGATTCATGAAGGAACAGATATATTTGCAGACTACGGAACACCGGTAAAGTCCACTACCTATGGTGTTGTGGAAATGATGGGATGGAATTTGTATGGCGGCTGGCGAATTGGCATACGTGATATCTTTAACATCTACCATTATTATGGGCATATGAGCGGATATAATGACGACTTAGAAGTAGGCCAGGTAGTACAGCCCGGCGATGAACTTGGTGGTGTAGGATCCACTGGTTATGGGCCACCTGGAACTTCCGGAAAATTCCCGCCACATCTGCATTATGGCATGTACCAAGATAACGGGGAACGTGAATGGTCATTTGACCCTTATCCTTTTCTACAAAGATGGGAACGAATGGAAAACGAATGA
- a CDS encoding methionine/alanine import family NSS transporter small subunit: MTGGAIFVMILGMVIIWGGLAASITYAVKKSK, translated from the coding sequence ATGACCGGTGGAGCAATTTTTGTTATGATCCTTGGTATGGTAATCATTTGGGGTGGGTTAGCAGCAAGTATTACCTATGCTGTGAAAAAGTCAAAATAA
- a CDS encoding sodium-dependent transporter: METRSQWGTRAGFILAAVGSAVGLGNIWRFPAEAYANGGGAFFIPYLFALLTAGIPILIMEFTLGHKYRGSAPLTFKRMNKKTEWVGWWGVAVAFVISTYYSVIIAWAISYSIFSLNLSWGSDTEGFLFNEHLNLVDAGQIGSFVPGVLIPLIIVWIVVLGVLFAGVKKGIEMANRIFIPALVIVFLIIVIRAVTLPGAMQGLNAFFSPDFSSILSPDVWVAAYGQIFFSLSIAFAIMITYSSYLPKKSDITNNAFIVGFGNSSFELLAGIGVFGVLGFMAMQANVPVDEVVAGGVGLAFVVFPQIINEFPAMNELFGFLFFASLVLAGLSSLISITETYVAGLADKFKISRGKAVLFGGGLAALISFLYATQGGLNFLDAVDYFINQFGVALLGLVEVIMIAWFLRELKGLQSHANEFSDIRLGSWWTISLTVITPIVLGFMMYQLFTRNLFQQFDTPTGNYEGYPDAFIMYSGWAVAAAALIVGIAMSFTKWKSTKQSNEESESREEKIK; encoded by the coding sequence ATGGAAACACGTTCGCAATGGGGGACAAGAGCTGGTTTTATCTTAGCTGCTGTCGGGTCAGCTGTCGGTCTTGGTAATATTTGGCGATTCCCTGCAGAAGCCTATGCAAATGGTGGGGGAGCATTTTTTATTCCTTATTTATTCGCTTTATTAACTGCAGGTATTCCCATATTAATTATGGAATTTACATTGGGTCATAAGTACCGCGGATCAGCTCCATTAACGTTTAAACGGATGAATAAAAAAACGGAATGGGTTGGCTGGTGGGGCGTTGCAGTAGCTTTCGTAATCTCTACGTATTACTCTGTTATTATTGCCTGGGCAATATCGTACTCCATCTTTTCGCTTAATTTAAGTTGGGGGTCAGATACAGAAGGATTCTTATTTAATGAACATTTAAATCTAGTTGATGCTGGTCAGATAGGAAGTTTTGTTCCTGGTGTGCTTATTCCATTAATTATTGTTTGGATTGTTGTATTAGGTGTTTTGTTTGCAGGTGTTAAAAAAGGGATCGAAATGGCGAATCGAATATTTATTCCTGCATTAGTCATTGTTTTTTTGATTATCGTTATTCGGGCGGTAACATTACCTGGTGCAATGCAAGGGTTGAATGCATTCTTTTCACCTGATTTCAGTAGTATATTGTCACCAGACGTTTGGGTAGCGGCATATGGACAGATTTTCTTTAGTTTATCCATTGCATTTGCCATTATGATCACCTATTCCAGTTATTTGCCGAAAAAATCCGACATCACCAATAACGCTTTTATCGTTGGATTTGGAAACTCGAGCTTTGAGTTGCTAGCAGGTATTGGTGTGTTCGGTGTTCTAGGTTTTATGGCAATGCAGGCTAATGTACCTGTAGATGAAGTGGTTGCTGGTGGTGTGGGATTAGCGTTTGTAGTCTTCCCGCAGATTATAAATGAGTTCCCGGCTATGAATGAGTTGTTTGGATTTCTGTTCTTTGCTTCATTGGTCCTGGCGGGATTATCTTCGTTAATATCAATTACAGAGACATATGTTGCAGGCTTAGCTGACAAATTCAAAATTTCTAGAGGAAAAGCGGTATTATTTGGCGGTGGATTGGCAGCGCTTATTTCGTTTTTGTATGCTACACAGGGGGGATTAAACTTCCTGGATGCTGTAGACTACTTCATTAACCAATTCGGTGTGGCACTACTCGGATTAGTTGAAGTGATAATGATTGCATGGTTCTTGCGTGAACTGAAGGGACTTCAATCACATGCCAATGAATTTTCAGATATTCGTCTCGGCTCTTGGTGGACGATCAGCTTAACCGTTATTACACCAATTGTCTTAGGTTTTATGATGTATCAATTGTTTACACGAAATTTATTCCAGCAGTTTGATACACCAACCGGAAACTATGAAGGTTATCCTGATGCCTTTATTATGTACAGTGGTTGGGCTGTAGCCGCGGCTGCACTAATTGTAGGTATAGCAATGTCATTTACGAAATGGAAGTCAACAAAGCAGTCGAATGAAGAATCTGAATCAAGGGAGGAAAAAATAAAATGA
- a CDS encoding Na+/H+ antiporter NhaC family protein: MEGTILSIIPAVIMLILVLLTRKVLISLGAGILIGALFIHDFAIWDTIKEIGTVFYEIFVLDGALNTGNILLISFLLLLGIMTAFLQASGGSRAFGEWMVKHVKTRTGAQIVTPVLGLIIFIDDYFNSLAVGQIARPLTDRHKISRAKLAYFIDSTSAPVTVLSPISSWGAYIIGILGGLFAVNGITDIQPITAFIQMIPLNLYALAAILLVFLVAYYKMDIGAMRRHEERAVEKGELLNPEQDSVPGDLGDALDAHNDGKVYHLLVPIGVLIVATVASMLITGANASEGDVTILTMFANTNVNLSLFIGGLIAVLTSYAFHLQQKQPRAQALKIFIEGIKTMIPAIYILVLAWMIGSIIGTLETGEFLAQVVTDASISASMLPFLFFIIAGLMAVATGTSWGTFGIMLPIAAEVTAITDINMLLPSLAAVLAGSVFGDHCTPISDTTILSSTGAGSNHIDHVVTQLPYAIIAAAAASIGYLIIGLTNQVVLALIVTLIIIIGVGIVIGFINKSKVNKA, encoded by the coding sequence ATGGAAGGAACCATCTTATCAATTATTCCAGCTGTCATTATGCTTATTCTTGTTTTATTGACGAGAAAAGTGTTGATTTCACTAGGAGCCGGGATTCTGATTGGCGCATTATTTATTCATGATTTTGCGATCTGGGATACAATAAAAGAAATAGGAACGGTATTTTATGAAATATTTGTCTTGGATGGAGCACTAAACACAGGAAATATTCTACTTATCAGTTTCCTGTTATTACTTGGTATTATGACAGCATTCCTGCAAGCATCCGGCGGGAGTAGAGCATTTGGTGAATGGATGGTAAAGCATGTGAAGACAAGGACCGGTGCTCAGATTGTAACCCCTGTTCTTGGCCTGATTATTTTTATAGATGATTATTTCAACAGTCTTGCTGTTGGTCAAATTGCTCGTCCATTAACAGATCGTCATAAGATTTCCAGAGCAAAACTTGCGTATTTTATTGATTCAACGTCGGCTCCAGTAACCGTACTTTCACCAATTTCGAGCTGGGGCGCGTATATTATAGGTATTCTTGGCGGTTTGTTTGCCGTTAATGGGATTACAGATATTCAACCGATAACAGCATTTATTCAAATGATTCCATTAAATCTGTATGCATTAGCTGCCATCCTCCTTGTGTTTTTAGTAGCTTATTATAAAATGGATATCGGCGCAATGCGCAGGCATGAGGAAAGGGCTGTTGAAAAAGGTGAGCTCCTTAACCCCGAGCAGGATAGTGTACCAGGTGATTTAGGGGATGCGTTAGATGCGCATAATGATGGAAAAGTGTACCACCTATTAGTACCGATTGGCGTTCTTATTGTAGCAACTGTCGCTTCCATGCTTATAACAGGAGCAAATGCGAGCGAAGGTGATGTTACGATACTAACGATGTTTGCTAATACGAATGTTAATTTATCTTTATTCATTGGCGGATTAATAGCAGTATTAACGTCTTACGCATTCCATTTGCAACAAAAGCAACCAAGGGCACAAGCACTAAAAATATTTATTGAAGGTATAAAAACAATGATACCAGCTATTTATATATTAGTATTGGCCTGGATGATCGGTTCTATCATTGGTACGCTGGAGACAGGGGAGTTTTTAGCGCAAGTTGTTACCGATGCTTCAATAAGTGCATCTATGCTGCCGTTCCTATTCTTCATTATTGCGGGACTCATGGCAGTCGCCACAGGCACATCTTGGGGAACATTCGGAATCATGTTGCCAATCGCTGCTGAAGTAACGGCGATTACAGATATTAATATGCTTCTTCCGTCATTAGCTGCGGTACTCGCCGGTTCAGTATTCGGCGATCACTGCACACCTATTTCCGATACAACGATCCTCTCGTCAACAGGGGCAGGGTCCAACCATATTGATCATGTTGTAACACAATTGCCATATGCCATTATAGCGGCAGCCGCAGCAAGCATTGGTTACTTGATTATCGGTTTAACAAATCAAGTAGTACTGGCCCTAATTGTTACTTTGATAATTATTATTGGTGTCGGGATAGTCATCGGTTTTATAAATAAATCAAAAGTAAATAAGGCGTAA
- the yunB gene encoding sporulation protein YunB: MGFLKNKTPPPGKNLLVITMIMFVVVVSFSIWFINRGITPTLMEIAETKTEEFATRAINSAVRFSEDYDFEEVADINTDNEGNVTIYGWNSNVINEINRVSTDRVEEFFYRMNRGEPLTFDNPLEEPLDEDDESTYVELDPTVVDVPIGQATGNTILANLGPTVPVNLELAGSVRTDVIHEIEPFGINGALVNLYLMVEADVQIVIPFITEVTEVSTRIHIDSGTILGDVPEFYGGDGDDPSIAIPRDDLQDE; the protein is encoded by the coding sequence ATGGGATTTCTTAAAAATAAGACACCACCTCCAGGTAAAAATTTACTTGTTATTACAATGATTATGTTTGTTGTCGTTGTATCCTTCAGTATATGGTTTATTAATAGAGGAATCACACCAACGTTAATGGAAATAGCAGAAACAAAAACAGAAGAATTTGCAACACGTGCCATCAATTCCGCTGTTCGATTTTCAGAGGACTATGATTTTGAAGAGGTTGCAGATATTAACACAGATAATGAAGGAAATGTAACGATATATGGTTGGAATTCAAACGTTATAAATGAAATAAATCGGGTATCGACAGATCGGGTGGAAGAGTTTTTTTACAGGATGAATAGAGGGGAGCCACTTACCTTTGACAATCCCCTTGAGGAACCACTTGATGAAGACGACGAATCAACCTATGTCGAACTGGATCCGACTGTAGTAGATGTTCCAATAGGGCAAGCAACCGGTAATACAATCCTTGCCAATTTAGGTCCGACTGTTCCTGTTAATCTTGAACTTGCAGGAAGTGTGAGAACTGATGTCATTCATGAAATAGAGCCATTCGGGATAAATGGTGCTTTGGTCAATCTTTATTTAATGGTCGAAGCGGATGTGCAGATTGTCATCCCTTTTATAACCGAGGTTACAGAGGTGAGTACAAGAATTCATATTGACTCAGGCACAATTCTTGGAGATGTTCCCGAATTTTATGGGGGAGATGGTGATGACCCATCGATTGCAATACCAAGAGATGACTTGCAGGATGAATAA